A window from Opitutia bacterium ISCC 52 encodes these proteins:
- a CDS encoding alpha/beta hydrolase, producing MEASSGALRGLELGSLSLDGFEYAYSVGPNNGPPLVLMHGLSGNQRTWKPVLPYLTDHYQVYAIDQRGHGLSGHPGAYDIGLMTEDAVRFIETVVQEKAFLVGHSMGARIALCLAADRGDLLKALVLEDPPLGFGPAIEGLRDVFEFWLNVCRKGLSESAMAKEILEFNGDGDEDQAAYKAQTLHQLDPEVLELALQKRLWPGTGFEAKFAKVTCPALLMQSDTACGGVMDEDLSTFSELQADNWTWKRFEGVGHSIHYEITEAFCELVARFCKDK from the coding sequence ATGGAGGCTAGCTCAGGGGCATTGAGAGGCTTGGAGCTTGGTTCTCTAAGTCTGGATGGATTTGAGTATGCCTACTCGGTCGGACCAAACAATGGACCACCGCTTGTATTGATGCATGGCCTGTCAGGTAACCAGCGGACGTGGAAGCCGGTGCTGCCTTATCTAACCGATCATTATCAGGTTTATGCCATCGATCAACGTGGGCATGGATTGTCTGGGCACCCTGGAGCTTATGATATTGGTTTAATGACTGAGGATGCGGTTCGATTTATCGAAACGGTGGTTCAGGAAAAAGCCTTCCTGGTCGGTCACTCTATGGGTGCACGCATCGCTTTGTGTTTGGCTGCTGATCGTGGTGATCTGTTGAAAGCGCTTGTCTTGGAAGATCCGCCTCTAGGCTTTGGACCTGCCATTGAGGGACTGAGGGATGTGTTCGAGTTTTGGTTGAACGTGTGCCGCAAAGGGTTGTCTGAGTCGGCTATGGCAAAAGAGATTCTGGAATTCAATGGGGATGGTGATGAAGACCAGGCGGCTTATAAGGCGCAGACTTTGCACCAACTGGATCCGGAAGTGCTCGAATTGGCTTTGCAAAAGCGATTGTGGCCGGGAACTGGCTTTGAAGCGAAGTTTGCAAAGGTTACTTGTCCAGCACTTCTAATGCAATCGGACACGGCCTGTGGTGGAGTTATGGACGAAGACCTGAGCACTTTTTCCGAGCTGCAAGCCGATAACTGGACATGGAAACGTTTTGAAGGTGTAGGGCATAGTATTCACTACGAAATAACTGAGGCATTTTGTGAGTTGGTTGCGAGGTTTTGTAAAGATAAGTGA
- a CDS encoding DUF1080 domain-containing protein: MKTKYSLFVTLVVLWFGTSLASIANMEPIPPFMGDWQGGWVNAPSKDGNAKNNPNLVARVIGLGNDTYEIQMLEEFDKRADFKVKTEATWKNGKMKFAQNGFEGEITTDTFKGVKKGGQYDTPFSLERVHRASPTLGKKAPANAIVLFDGSNLDAWQRDKGEAPTWLIKNGYFEVLPKKENNGEGGSIRTRQSFGDVKVHLEFRLPYEPEHRGQKRANSGFFVPGGYEVQILDSYGLGGMWNECGALYKQSPPKVNMCWAPGVWQTFDVEFKRLRRDSDGNKVDDAVFTVWHNGVKIHDNFHIQGTTSNTQKGRGMAEAGQNGGLSLQDHSNKIQFRNIWVVEK; the protein is encoded by the coding sequence ATGAAAACAAAATACTCCTTATTCGTTACTCTCGTTGTCCTTTGGTTCGGCACTTCACTAGCATCCATCGCAAATATGGAACCCATCCCGCCATTCATGGGTGATTGGCAAGGTGGCTGGGTGAATGCTCCCTCAAAGGATGGCAATGCCAAGAACAACCCTAATCTGGTAGCCCGTGTGATTGGTCTCGGAAACGATACTTACGAGATCCAAATGCTTGAAGAATTCGACAAGCGCGCGGATTTCAAAGTGAAGACCGAGGCAACTTGGAAGAACGGCAAGATGAAGTTCGCGCAGAATGGCTTTGAGGGAGAAATTACCACAGATACGTTCAAGGGGGTTAAAAAGGGAGGGCAATACGACACCCCGTTCTCTCTGGAGCGTGTGCATCGCGCTTCACCTACCTTGGGTAAGAAGGCACCTGCGAATGCGATTGTTCTTTTTGACGGATCAAATCTTGATGCCTGGCAACGGGATAAAGGGGAAGCGCCTACTTGGTTGATCAAGAACGGATACTTCGAGGTATTGCCTAAAAAAGAGAATAATGGTGAGGGTGGATCCATTCGCACCCGCCAAAGTTTTGGTGATGTGAAAGTGCACCTTGAGTTTCGTTTGCCTTATGAGCCGGAGCATCGCGGCCAGAAACGAGCCAACAGTGGATTCTTTGTTCCTGGTGGGTACGAAGTGCAGATTCTGGACAGCTATGGCCTCGGCGGCATGTGGAACGAATGTGGAGCACTCTACAAACAATCACCTCCCAAGGTGAACATGTGCTGGGCCCCTGGCGTGTGGCAGACGTTCGATGTGGAATTCAAGCGGCTCCGTCGTGACTCGGATGGCAACAAAGTAGATGACGCTGTATTCACGGTCTGGCACAACGGCGTGAAGATTCACGACAATTTCCATATCCAAGGAACCACCTCCAATACTCAAAAAGGCCGTGGCATGGCAGAAGCAGGACAGAATGGCGGACTCTCTTTGCAAGATCACAGCAATAAGATTCAGTTCAGAAATATCTGGGTCGTTGAGAAATGA